The sequence AGACAGTGGATCCAGATGAGGGTGTAGACCAGCGGCGTGAGACGGAGCCGCGGATAGAGCAGGATGAGCGCCGGCACGCCGAGAAAGATCGGCGCAACCTCGAGCCACCAGGTGAACCGGTCGTGGGGGTGGATGCCCGACCACACCAGCAGCGCCAGCATGCTCCCGAGCAGCACCAGCTCGTACGCCGACGGCCTCCGCTGCATGCGACTCCTCTCGTCACTCGGAGAACGGCACCTCCACGGTGAGGCCGTCCCGCGCGATCGTGGTCTCGGGAAAGACCGCCCTCGCCTCCGCCAGCAGCTCGGTGGCGTCGCGGTTGTAGCGTGGGCTGATATGGGTGAGCACCAGCCGCCGGACGCCGGCGTCATGCGCCACGCGCGCTGCTTCCGCCGCGGTGGAGTGGCCGGTCTCCTTGGCCCGCTCGGCTTCGTCTCCCCCAAAGGTGGCCTCGTGCACCAGCAGATCTGCGCCCCGAGAGGCCTCGATCACCCTGAGGGTGGGCCGGGTATCGCCCGAGTACACCATCGTGCGGCCTGGGCGAGGCGCGCCCACCAGGTCGGCGGCCGTGACGATGCGGCCGTCCTCCAGCAGCACGCTCTCCCCCCGGTGCAGCCGGCCCCACAACGGCCCCTCCGGAATGCCCAGCTCCTTGGCCCGATCCGGGTTGAAGCGGCCCAGCCGGATGTGCTCCACCAACGCGTAGCCCACCGTATCGGCCCGGTGCTCGGTCTCGAAGGCTACGATGTCGTATTCCGGGCGGGTGAGCCGGGTACCCGGGCCGATCTCCACGATCTCGACCGGGAACTTGTTCCGCTCGATCCCCAGCGTCGCCGCCGCGCCGAGCACGCGCTCGGCTCCCCGAGGGCCATAGAGCACCACCGGCGCGGTGCGGTCCTGCAGCCCCATGGTCCGCAACAGGCCGGTGATCCCCAGCATGTGATCGGCGTGATAGTGGGTGAAGAACACTTCCGTGAAGGAGAAGCCCACGCCGTAGCGCATCATCTGCCGCTGGCTGCCCTCGCCGCAGTCGAAGAGGATCGTCTCCCCCTCACGCTGCACCGCCAGCCCGGCCACGTTGCGGTCGACCGTCGGGCACGAGGCACCCGTTCCCAGGAAGGTCACCGAGAGCATGGGAGGAGCCTACCCGGCTAGAACAGCTTCACCGTCACCGGCACCTTGCCGGGATGCTTCTCCAGCTCGTTGAGCACCCGCTTGAGCGACTGCGAGACGTCCCGCATGTCGTAATAGAACCCGCTGTCGGTGGCGAATCTGCCGATGGTCCCCCGGCCGCTGTTCACTCCGGCCAGCACACTGTCGAGTCGCGCACTGGTCGTGGTGAGCTGGGCGGTCATGGCGGCCAGGTTGCTGGTGAGCGTGTCGGCCCGCCCGAGCGCGCGCACCAGCGAAGGATTGCCCAGGGTGCTGTCCAGCCGGGCGCTGAGCTGGCGGAAGGCAGCCATCGTCTTGGTCAGCTCCGCGGCCGGTCCCACGCGCGTGTCGCTCAACATCGCCATCGTCTTCTGCGTGGCCTTGAGCGTGGCCTGGAGCGCGTTCAGCGTCTCGTACAGCTCGTCGGCCGTCTTCTGATTCACGATGGTCTGGGCGCCCAGGAGGACGCTGTCAGCCCGGTCGCTCAGCGCGGTGGCCTTGTCGGTGAATCCCGCCTTCTGCGAGCCGATGACCACCCGATCGTGGGGGAGCGGCTCAGCCGCGTCGCCCGGATCGAACTCGATGGCCGCGTCGCCCACGAAGCCCACGGCGACGACGGTGGCGGCCGCGTCCACCCGCGGCGTGATCTTGTCGGGCAGGCTCACCGACACCAGCACCTTGCCCACGTCGACCAGCGCGATCTTCTCCACCTTCCCGACCGGCACGCCGGAGATCCGCACCACCGAGCTGGCCTTGAGATTGGACGCGTCTTTGAACTGGATCTTGTAGAACTTGTCGCTGCCCCCACCCAGCGAGCGGCCGCTCAGCCAGGTGGTGCCCGTGAAGAAGAGCACGAAGGCGAGGATGACCAGGGTACCGACGGTCGCTTCTTGCTTGTAGGCCAGGTCCATGGTCGTCTCAGGCGGCGATGATGGCGTTGTGGAAGTCGCGCTCCAGGAACTCCTGCACCCTCGGATCCTTCGAGGCCAGAAACTCCTTGGGCGTTCCCTGCTGGACGATCTTGCCGCCGGTGAGCAGCGCCAGGCGATTGGCCGTGCGGAACGCCCCCCGAACGTCGTGCGTCACCATCACGCCGGTGACCCCCAGCGTCTCGGCCAGGCCCTTGACCAGCTCGTCGATCACGTCGGCGTTCACCGGGTCCAGACCCGAAGTGGGCTCGTCGTAGAGCAGGTACTTGGGGCTGCCCGCGATGGCCCGGGCGATTCCCACCCGCTTCCGCATCCCGCCGGAGAGCTCCGCGGGGAACTTCTCGATCGCCTCCGGAGGGAGGTTCACCAGTCTGATGCACTCCGCCACCCGGTTCCGGCAATACTCGAGGTCGCGGTACTTCCTGTCGTCCGTGATGCCCAGGCGCACGTTCTCGAACACATCCATCGAGTCGAACAGGGCACCGTTCTGGAACACGTATCCGATGTGGGAGCGCAGCTCGGCCAGCTCCTGCCGCTTGAGACGGACGACGTCCTTGTCGTCCACGATGATGGTGCCCGAATCGGGGTGGATGAGGCCGATGATGTGCTTGAGCAGCACGCTCTTCCCGGTGCCCGAGGGACCCAGGAGCGCCACCGTCTCGCCTTCCTGCACGTTGAAGTTCACTCCGTCGAGCACGATCTGCTTGCCGAAGCGCTTGTGGACGTCCTTGAGTTCGATCATTGATTGAGCAGCAGCTTGGTGAGCACGACGTCGAGGAGCAGAATCATGACCGAGCTGCTCACGACGGCGCCGGTGGTGGACCGCCCCACCCCCTCGGCTCCCTGTTGGGTGTTGAAGCCCATGTAGCACGAGATGACGGTGATGCAGGCGGCGAAGAAGAATGCCTTGACCACGGAGTAGGTCGCGTCGAACGATCGCCAGAAGGTGCGCGCGCCGTAGGCGAAGTCCGAATCGGTGATGGGGAGCACCAGCTTCATGCTGAACCATCCGGCGCCGATGCCCATCACGTCGGCAAACACGGTCAGCACCGGAATCATGATCAATCCGGCGATGACCCGCGGAATGATCAGGTGCGAGGACGGTGACCGGCCCAGGCTCTCCAGTGCGTCGATCTGCTCGGTCACCCGCATGGTTCCGAGCTCGGCGGCATACCGGGCGCCGATCCGGCCGGCCAGGATGAGTCCCGTCAGGACTGGCCCCAGCTCCAGCACGATCGATTCGACGATCACGCCCGCCAGGTAGTAGACCGGGATCGTGCCGGTGAACTGGTAGCGCGCCTGGAGTGCGGTCACTCCGCCGGCGAATCCGGAGATGAGGAGCACGATGAACAGGCTCCCGACCCCGATGTTCCAGGCCTCGGTGAACATGCGGGGAACCCAGATGCGCACTTCATTCAGGCTCCGCACCAGGTCCGCCACCATCATCGCAACCCGCCCGACGTGGGAGGTCGCGTCCAGAAACCAGCGGCCGACATAACGAGGGAGAGCGAGAACTTCGGTGGCCATGATCGCAGTAGGCCTCTCGGCTGACGGCGACCCGCGCGCAGCAAGAGCTGAGACGGATGGCCCGGTTAGGAGTCGACCTCTATCTTCACCACCAATGGCTCCCAAGTCCACCCCTCAGCGCGGGCCGGCAACCCTCCGCGACATCGCCGACTTCCGCCGCCGGCTGCTGCGCTGGTTCCGCCGGCACGGCCGCGACCTGCCCTGGCGCCGCACCCGGGACCCCTACCGCGTGATCGTCTCCGAGTTCATGCTGCAGCAGACCCAGGTGGCCCGGGTGGAGGCGTACTATCATCGCTTCCTGGAGCGGTATCCCTCGATCGATGCCCTCGCCGCCGCCCCGGCCGCCAGGGTGCGGGAGAGCTGGGAAGGCCTGGGGTACTACCGCCGGGCGCACAATCTCCACCGCCTGGCGCGGGAGGTCGTGGGAAAGCACGCGGGGATCATCCCCTCGGATCCCGCACTGCTGCTCGGGCTCCCCGGCGTGGGCCGCTACACGGCGGGCGCGGTGGCGAGCTTCGCCTACCAGGTCGTCACGCCTGCGGTGGATACCAACGTGGCTCGGGTGATCCGGCGGGCCTTCCACCCGCGGCTCCGAAGCTCGGGCGCCGAGCGGCGGCTGTGGGAGACCGGCGCCATGCTGCTGCCTTCCAGCGGAGCCAGCGCCTGGACCTTCAACCAGGGCATCATGGAGCTGGGCGCCCTGATCTGTACCGCGCGGGTAGCGCACTGCTCCCGCTGTCCGGTGCGGACGGCATGCAAGACTGGACGGGCGGCGGATCGCGGGCGGGAGAGTTGATGCCCTACCGCACCCACGCCCCCGCCACCAGCGCCGCGAGCGCGAGCGTTCCGCTGATCGAGGTCACCAGCTTCTGCCGCTGGCGCAGCTCGTCGAAGTAGGCGGCGCCCGGACCCGAGGGGTCCAGCCGGCCGATACGCGCGGCGGTGGGAAGGGCGATGAGCAGCGTGAGCAGGGCGCC comes from Gemmatimonadales bacterium and encodes:
- the rnz gene encoding ribonuclease Z, encoding MLSVTFLGTGASCPTVDRNVAGLAVQREGETILFDCGEGSQRQMMRYGVGFSFTEVFFTHYHADHMLGITGLLRTMGLQDRTAPVVLYGPRGAERVLGAAATLGIERNKFPVEIVEIGPGTRLTRPEYDIVAFETEHRADTVGYALVEHIRLGRFNPDRAKELGIPEGPLWGRLHRGESVLLEDGRIVTAADLVGAPRPGRTMVYSGDTRPTLRVIEASRGADLLVHEATFGGDEAERAKETGHSTAAEAARVAHDAGVRRLVLTHISPRYNRDATELLAEARAVFPETTIARDGLTVEVPFSE
- a CDS encoding MlaD family protein, with product MDLAYKQEATVGTLVILAFVLFFTGTTWLSGRSLGGGSDKFYKIQFKDASNLKASSVVRISGVPVGKVEKIALVDVGKVLVSVSLPDKITPRVDAAATVVAVGFVGDAAIEFDPGDAAEPLPHDRVVIGSQKAGFTDKATALSDRADSVLLGAQTIVNQKTADELYETLNALQATLKATQKTMAMLSDTRVGPAAELTKTMAAFRQLSARLDSTLGNPSLVRALGRADTLTSNLAAMTAQLTTTSARLDSVLAGVNSGRGTIGRFATDSGFYYDMRDVSQSLKRVLNELEKHPGKVPVTVKLF
- a CDS encoding ATP-binding cassette domain-containing protein translates to MIELKDVHKRFGKQIVLDGVNFNVQEGETVALLGPSGTGKSVLLKHIIGLIHPDSGTIIVDDKDVVRLKRQELAELRSHIGYVFQNGALFDSMDVFENVRLGITDDRKYRDLEYCRNRVAECIRLVNLPPEAIEKFPAELSGGMRKRVGIARAIAGSPKYLLYDEPTSGLDPVNADVIDELVKGLAETLGVTGVMVTHDVRGAFRTANRLALLTGGKIVQQGTPKEFLASKDPRVQEFLERDFHNAIIAA
- a CDS encoding ABC transporter permease, which produces MATEVLALPRYVGRWFLDATSHVGRVAMMVADLVRSLNEVRIWVPRMFTEAWNIGVGSLFIVLLISGFAGGVTALQARYQFTGTIPVYYLAGVIVESIVLELGPVLTGLILAGRIGARYAAELGTMRVTEQIDALESLGRSPSSHLIIPRVIAGLIMIPVLTVFADVMGIGAGWFSMKLVLPITDSDFAYGARTFWRSFDATYSVVKAFFFAACITVISCYMGFNTQQGAEGVGRSTTGAVVSSSVMILLLDVVLTKLLLNQ